The DNA segment GCCGCGGAGCGCGCCGACGAGATCGCCCGGGTCCGAGCCGCGCTCGACGGGCTGGGTGAGCGCGACAGGCAGATGCTGCTGATGCGGCAGGAGGGCTTCAGCTACGCCGAGATCGCCCGGGCCGTGGACGTGGCGCCGGGCTCGGTCGGAACGCTGCTGGTGCGGGCGCTGGAGGAGTTCGCGAAAACCTATGGGACCAGGGAGGGCGGTGATGATGCACGCGGCTGAGGGGACACTCCTGGAAATGCTCGACGGGCGCCTGCCGCGGCTGCATTACGCCCAGCTGCAGGCGCACGTGGCGGAATGTGCCAGTTGCGCGGCGGAACTGGACCGGCTGCGGCGCCTTTCCGTCACCTTCCACGGCGCCATGGCCGTCCTGGACCCGCCCGCCCCCACCCGCGCCGCGTACGCCGCCGTTCGCAGCCGCCGGCGCGGGGGATGGATGACGGACACCCGCCGCACCCTAGCCAGGGCGGCCATGCTCGTCCTAGGCGTGGTGGGCGTGGCCTCGGCCACGCTGCCGGGCTCGCC comes from the Longimicrobium sp. genome and includes:
- a CDS encoding anti-sigma factor family protein — protein: MMHAAEGTLLEMLDGRLPRLHYAQLQAHVAECASCAAELDRLRRLSVTFHGAMAVLDPPAPTRAAYAAVRSRRRGGWMTDTRRTLARAAMLVLGVVGVASATLPGSP